The following are from one region of the Pelagibius sp. CAU 1746 genome:
- a CDS encoding arylesterase, producing the protein MAYGDSLTHGYGLPAGETFPEQLEAALRAEGLNVEVMNAGNSGDTTAGGLARLDWALADDPDAVILELGANDGLRGLDPQATFDNLDAIMARFTEEGLPVLIAGMLAPPNLGREYGEAFNAVYPRLAKKYDAPFYPFFLDGVAMDPSLNQADGIHPNAEGVAEIVKRIKPHVVRLLEARDLAQRPDAGN; encoded by the coding sequence ATGGCCTACGGCGACAGCCTGACCCACGGCTATGGCCTGCCCGCGGGCGAGACCTTCCCGGAGCAGCTCGAAGCTGCACTGCGGGCCGAGGGCCTGAACGTGGAGGTCATGAACGCCGGCAACTCCGGCGATACCACCGCCGGCGGTCTCGCCCGGCTCGACTGGGCGCTGGCCGACGACCCCGACGCGGTGATCCTGGAACTGGGTGCCAACGACGGCCTGCGCGGCCTCGACCCGCAAGCGACCTTCGACAACCTGGACGCCATCATGGCGCGCTTCACCGAGGAGGGGCTGCCGGTGCTCATTGCCGGGATGCTGGCGCCGCCCAACCTGGGCCGCGAGTACGGCGAAGCCTTCAACGCCGTTTACCCGCGCCTGGCCAAGAAGTACGACGCTCCCTTCTATCCCTTCTTCCTGGACGGCGTGGCGATGGACCCTTCCCTCAATCAGGCGGACGGCATCCACCCCAACGCCGAGGGCGTGGCGGAGATCGTCAAGCGCATCAAGCCGCACGTGGTCCGGCTGCTCGAGGCCCGCGATCTGGCCCAGCGCCCGGACGCCGGGAACTGA
- a CDS encoding FIST C-terminal domain-containing protein — MAASSLLESGSLRAGRYKAAHAALEESEDAAPDAWGPLVKGCLEALGELPEGANLGFVYATDSLSESLGSIVTFLRERSGIRHWVGTVGEGVMASGVEFYDRPALSLLVAALPEDGFRSFATVAEAPRGGLEGFSRVHGDWIDRHRPMLGVVHGDPRNPAIAGIVGDLAEASSAFLVGGLTASGDGFPQVAGELCEGGVSGVLFSSRQMAVTGLSQGCAPIGGNHEVTSVEGPGIVSALDGRPALDVLREDVGELLARDLRRIGGYILAALPIPGSDTGDYLVRNIIGLDLERGWLQIGAEVRPGDRLGFCRRDHQTARADLKRMLEDLRERAGGAPRGALYFSCVARGRHLFGPHSEELRLIRETFGDMPLTGFFANGEISNNRLYGYTGVLTLLL, encoded by the coding sequence ATGGCGGCATCCTCTCTCCTGGAAAGCGGGTCCCTGCGCGCGGGACGCTACAAGGCCGCCCACGCGGCGCTGGAGGAGTCCGAGGACGCCGCGCCCGACGCCTGGGGGCCGCTGGTCAAGGGCTGTCTGGAGGCCTTGGGCGAGCTGCCGGAAGGCGCCAACCTCGGCTTCGTCTATGCCACCGATTCGCTGTCGGAAAGTCTGGGCAGCATCGTCACCTTCCTGCGCGAGCGCAGCGGAATCCGGCACTGGGTCGGCACCGTCGGCGAGGGGGTGATGGCCAGCGGCGTGGAGTTCTACGACCGCCCGGCCCTCTCCCTGCTGGTCGCGGCGCTGCCGGAAGACGGCTTCCGCAGTTTCGCGACGGTCGCCGAGGCCCCGCGCGGCGGCCTGGAAGGCTTCTCCCGCGTTCACGGCGATTGGATCGACCGGCATCGGCCCATGCTGGGCGTGGTTCACGGCGACCCGCGCAATCCTGCCATCGCGGGGATCGTCGGAGATCTGGCCGAGGCCAGCTCCGCCTTTCTGGTCGGCGGGCTTACCGCCTCGGGCGACGGCTTCCCCCAGGTCGCCGGCGAGCTCTGCGAGGGCGGCGTCTCCGGCGTTCTCTTCAGCTCCCGGCAGATGGCGGTGACCGGCCTGTCCCAGGGCTGCGCCCCGATCGGCGGCAACCACGAGGTGACGTCGGTGGAGGGGCCCGGCATCGTCTCCGCCCTGGATGGCCGGCCGGCGCTCGACGTGCTGCGCGAGGACGTGGGCGAGCTGCTGGCGCGCGACCTGCGCCGCATCGGCGGCTATATCTTAGCCGCCCTGCCGATCCCGGGCAGCGATACCGGCGACTACCTGGTTCGTAACATTATCGGCCTCGACCTCGAACGCGGCTGGCTGCAGATCGGCGCCGAGGTGAGGCCGGGCGACCGCCTGGGCTTCTGCCGGCGCGACCACCAGACCGCGCGCGCCGACCTGAAGCGCATGCTGGAAGACCTGCGCGAACGCGCCGGCGGCGCGCCGCGCGGGGCGCTCTACTTCTCCTGCGTGGCGCGCGGGCGCCATCTTTTCGGCCCGCACTCCGAAGAGCTGAGGTTGATCCGCGAGACGTTCGGGGATATGCCGCTCACCGGCTTCTTCGCCAACGGCGAGATCAGCAACAACCGGCTCTACGGCTACACTGGCGTGCTCACGCTGCTGCTTTAG
- a CDS encoding DMT family transporter — protein MTNTSSTAAADERVGLGIGCAVIGMLGMAIMDTCAKFLGEGYAVSQIVLVRNGIGALAVFAYVIVSGAGLSSLTPRRPGLLALRSLLNIAAAFLFFTGLRYLPLADAFAVVFAAPLFITALSVPVLGEHVGLRRWAAVAIGFLGVLVVVQPGTTSFRVEALLPLSAAMAYALSMLVGRKLTRDLSTAAIMFWPSVAAVLVTAVMMPAQWQTPGLPDFGVFLLMGIIGTAGMSLITQGYRHAPAAVIAPFDYTVLVWGVIFGWAIWGDIPAPNVWAGAAILVASGLYILHRETRKPKPVQPPAGPLGPTS, from the coding sequence CATGGCGATCATGGACACCTGCGCCAAGTTCCTGGGCGAAGGCTACGCCGTCAGTCAGATCGTGCTGGTGCGCAACGGCATCGGAGCCCTGGCGGTCTTCGCCTACGTGATCGTCTCGGGTGCCGGCCTGTCCAGCCTGACACCCCGGCGGCCCGGACTCTTGGCCCTGCGCAGCCTCTTGAACATCGCCGCCGCCTTCCTGTTCTTCACCGGGCTGCGCTATCTGCCGCTGGCCGACGCCTTCGCCGTGGTCTTTGCCGCGCCGCTGTTCATCACCGCACTGTCGGTGCCGGTGCTGGGCGAGCACGTCGGCCTCCGCCGCTGGGCCGCAGTCGCCATCGGCTTCCTGGGTGTCCTCGTCGTCGTGCAGCCGGGCACCACCAGCTTCCGCGTCGAGGCCTTGCTGCCGCTCTCCGCCGCCATGGCCTATGCCCTCTCCATGCTGGTCGGGCGCAAGCTGACCCGCGACCTCTCCACCGCCGCCATCATGTTCTGGCCCAGCGTCGCCGCCGTCCTGGTCACGGCGGTAATGATGCCGGCCCAGTGGCAGACCCCCGGCCTGCCGGACTTCGGCGTCTTCCTGCTGATGGGAATCATCGGCACCGCCGGCATGTCGCTCATCACCCAGGGCTACCGCCACGCCCCGGCGGCGGTCATCGCGCCCTTCGACTACACGGTGCTGGTTTGGGGCGTGATCTTCGGCTGGGCCATATGGGGCGACATCCCGGCGCCCAATGTCTGGGCCGGCGCCGCCATCCTGGTCGCCAGCGGCCTCTACATCCTGCACCGCGAGACCCGCAAGCCCAAGCCGGTGCAGCCGCCCGCCGGCCCCCTGGGCCCGACGTCCTGA
- a CDS encoding NADP(H)-dependent aldo-keto reductase, with the protein MEYRPLGRTGIKVSAICLGSMTWGVQNTQDEGFEQMDYALDQGVNFIDTAEMYPVPTKEDSYGRTEEIIGNWLAARGKRDKVTIATKIVGPNPKRFHYIRGGETRFNRKHIAAAVETSLKRLKTDYIDLYQLHWPDRATNDFSSLAYTHEDGAEETPVEETLEALDAVVKAGKVRHVGLSNENPWGAMRFLAAAEQGKGPRMASVQNPYSFLNRSFETRMAEIAMREDLGLLAYAPLAAGTLTGKYLGGQRPEGSRRRLWPENVRYQGPQSDAATAAYVELARERGLDPAQLALAFVLSRPFLTSAIIGATKMTQLKTNIEAAKVSLDEETLEAIEAIHKVYTYPCP; encoded by the coding sequence ATGGAATACCGTCCGCTCGGCCGCACCGGCATCAAGGTCAGCGCCATCTGCCTGGGAAGCATGACCTGGGGCGTCCAGAACACGCAGGACGAAGGTTTTGAGCAGATGGACTACGCCCTCGACCAGGGCGTGAACTTCATCGACACCGCCGAGATGTATCCCGTCCCCACCAAGGAGGACAGCTACGGGCGCACCGAGGAGATCATCGGCAACTGGCTGGCCGCGCGCGGGAAGCGCGACAAGGTGACGATCGCCACCAAGATCGTCGGCCCCAACCCCAAGCGCTTCCACTACATCCGCGGCGGCGAGACGCGGTTCAACAGGAAGCACATCGCCGCCGCGGTGGAGACCAGCCTGAAGCGCCTCAAGACCGACTACATCGACCTCTATCAGCTGCACTGGCCCGACCGCGCGACCAACGACTTCAGCAGCCTGGCCTACACGCACGAGGACGGCGCCGAGGAGACGCCGGTCGAGGAAACCCTGGAGGCCCTGGACGCGGTGGTGAAGGCCGGCAAGGTGCGCCATGTCGGCCTGTCCAACGAGAACCCCTGGGGCGCCATGCGCTTCCTTGCCGCGGCGGAGCAGGGCAAGGGGCCGCGCATGGCCTCGGTGCAGAACCCCTACAGCTTCCTCAACCGCAGCTTCGAAACCCGCATGGCCGAGATCGCGATGCGCGAGGACCTCGGCCTCTTGGCCTATGCGCCGCTGGCCGCCGGCACGCTGACCGGCAAGTACCTGGGCGGCCAGCGGCCGGAAGGCTCGCGCCGCCGGCTGTGGCCGGAGAACGTCCGCTACCAGGGCCCGCAGTCCGACGCCGCCACGGCGGCCTATGTGGAGCTGGCCAGGGAGCGGGGGCTCGACCCGGCGCAGCTGGCGCTGGCCTTCGTGCTGTCGCGGCCTTTCCTCACCTCGGCGATCATCGGCGCCACGAAAATGACGCAGTTGAAGACCAACATCGAGGCTGCCAAAGTGAGCCTCGACGAGGAGACGCTGGAAGCCATCGAGGCGATCCACAAGGTCTACACCTACCCCTGCCCCTGA
- the thpR gene encoding RNA 2',3'-cyclic phosphodiesterase, with protein MRLFVALSLPDDLRDRLSGLACGLPGARWVAPENLHLTLRFIGEVDGDEAEDIDAALSGIRCRRFALTLAGVGDFGDDRRLRSVWVGVEPNETLERLQSKVEQAVRRAGQPPEKRKFKPHVTLARFRSHPGEKLRDYFSERSLFRAPPFEVTGFTLYSSYLSHEGAIYSPEAVYPLD; from the coding sequence ATGCGACTCTTCGTAGCCCTCTCCCTGCCCGACGACCTGCGCGACAGACTCTCCGGTCTCGCCTGCGGGCTGCCGGGCGCGCGCTGGGTGGCGCCGGAGAACCTGCATCTCACCCTGCGCTTCATCGGCGAGGTGGACGGCGACGAGGCCGAGGACATCGACGCCGCGCTCTCCGGCATCCGCTGCCGGCGCTTCGCGCTGACCCTGGCGGGGGTCGGGGACTTCGGCGACGACCGGCGTCTGCGCTCGGTCTGGGTCGGGGTCGAGCCCAACGAGACGCTGGAGCGCCTGCAGTCCAAGGTCGAGCAGGCGGTGCGCCGCGCCGGCCAGCCGCCGGAAAAACGCAAGTTCAAGCCGCACGTCACCCTGGCGCGCTTCAGGTCGCACCCCGGCGAGAAGCTGAGGGATTATTTCTCGGAACGCTCGCTCTTCCGCGCGCCCCCTTTCGAGGTGACGGGCTTCACGCTCTATTCCAGCTACCTCTCCCACGAGGGCGCGATCTACTCGCCCGAAGCGGTCTACCCGCTGGACTAG